A single genomic interval of Stieleria maiorica harbors:
- a CDS encoding dockerin type I domain-containing protein: MSRHWPQRLLGSISKCRRRTDARKRSQRRRGLVESLENRRLLAVITSSDTVTVDENQPLAIDVQSTDDVDSEGSGLTYSFAGGADQNRFSIDPNSGVVQFLASPDFEQPIDDDQDNVYEVDVTVTDSDSNSDTQSLQITVADVNEAPVADAGGPYAIDAGLTINVDASGTIDPDAGETLTYAWDLNQDGTADFTTNTPVATIPWMTVIDHIGVGSHTIDLTVTDADGLTSSDSASIDISDLFIFPAVSDGTADEYTLVINGTDLRVNDTVSGNMLSRVPIATIANIAVQGSTDRDTLTIDYGGGMISTPIFVDGADPLNDPNNPGLPGDAIRLVNGSALNVNHSFAPPVNDQMSGSISIDFDAVTSGTITYTGLEPIVDNLSAVDRVFTFTGGAETITLSDDLVAADNVNRIDSTLGELVDFLNPTNSLTINAGTGDDVIDILDRDSLSAFPILTVNGDDASDTISIANVRATLTVNLNGGVGNDIINVGLTSLDAIDGVLVIDGGASEALPTTPAGVTAKTITVDAMLAQGDELNLSDSASAAAETYALTDSTLASSGFAGSLSYSDIETLVVETGSDSDDVSITTTGDRTRTTINTYAGADSITVTTTGLESVLVLDSGADNDTIDVLSTGTTGTPGTVHGSVTLVTTGDGDDDVTVATTGAESGLAIDTEGGDDVVTLAGTGGLSATDVDTGDGSDVINVRATGTDSATDIFAGAGLDTINLSSDAAGTRSADRAVMRGNPAGVLDDIRGDVCVYGHDPGIAAPGISESVTAKTITVTQSYELGDELNISDEGNAFAQTYTLDTTTLTRSGPVGVLTYDTIETLNLETGSGGDIVTVTSTVDRTRATLNTGAGGDTITVTTTGIESVLVIDSGADNDTVDVLGTGTTATPGVVDASVTRVTTGDGDDDVTVTTTGAESGLAIDTGGGDDVVTLSGTGGLSATNIDTGDDSDVINVRATATGSATDIFAGAGLDTINISSDAAGSRSTDRAVMRGNPAGVLDDILGAICVYGQDPIAATPGVTETVTAKSITVTQDYDLGDELNISNEGNAGADTYTLDATTLTTTALVVPLIYDTIETLNLETGTADDTITITTTGDRTRTTVSSNAGEDTITVTTTGIESVLLVDSGDNNDTIDVLNTGTTGTPGVVDASVTRLSAGAGEDTVTVTTTGAESGLAIDTGADNDTVTLLGTGTTSATAISLGDGNDVTNIQATATDSAVDVTGGDGNDTFNITSTADGTPADPDGNLFGHLDAILGDICVFGEAHDATPTPESVSGRQTIGSDVTVTTTVNSGDTLNVSDEFSLTAHSYSVSATTVRRDTGGTVTYETTETLNLRTSRGDSTVTVASTADATTFNLDTFAGIDAVTVTNTGDGAISRISTGDGVDDVTIDSTGDITPTGQSSVTLVSTGTAGDAVSVNSLGDQAGLQIDTETGGDTVTLGVETAAPTRTGSAVVVVSAGDGDDMLNVNEVFLNTVVDLSGDAGEDTFTLTAAGSDAAGYLGRINNDPLGSDAVAATRQLFLDGGDNAPGGLTVDQGVVNNAEFPDEGTESGVAVGDRVFLSAAAATDALDLRYVITAAAQGVLATTTPASPRATTGNEVFETLGIESLDITSGSANDLLTVTSDVTIDVTLTEQLIDFDGGGGDDKFEIVGTSGDDRITVGTDDTPNDQPFEIANVEFVRIDGNDGDDQISTQTPALGTLTGGLGSDTLYGGFNQDLLTGGPGTDFLFGGNGNDVLLSDQAFGTDSIVSADGEVLNGGGQSSLTPGDVCIQVGLDAFRDCEVIGDGGAKKDVLTWLRAIIIPAEAVSFSAMNSPILVPFAPVRDTPVSLLAVTEPSQIASVVATTSNPPPVVTQSSFAATDVNQDGILSARDALVVINHVARSQNSSASGEQTLSEADRAKDVNGNGAIEPSDALMVINAIARQTSSGPEAESDRASDWIPAVDSVFGQDDDDDRFLDDLWLEIDGGA, translated from the coding sequence ATGTCGCGACACTGGCCCCAACGTCTGCTCGGCTCGATTTCCAAATGCCGGCGCCGAACCGATGCCCGCAAACGCAGCCAACGTCGCCGCGGCTTGGTCGAGTCGCTTGAAAACCGCCGTCTTTTGGCCGTCATCACTTCGTCCGACACGGTCACCGTGGATGAGAATCAGCCGCTGGCGATTGACGTTCAATCGACCGACGACGTGGACTCCGAAGGCAGCGGATTGACGTATTCCTTCGCCGGCGGTGCGGACCAAAATCGGTTCAGCATTGATCCCAATTCGGGCGTTGTGCAATTCCTCGCATCGCCGGACTTCGAACAGCCCATCGACGACGATCAAGACAACGTGTATGAAGTCGACGTGACGGTCACCGACAGCGATTCGAATTCCGACACACAATCGCTTCAAATCACGGTGGCCGATGTCAACGAAGCGCCGGTCGCCGATGCGGGCGGACCGTACGCGATCGACGCCGGGCTGACGATCAACGTCGACGCCAGCGGAACCATCGATCCCGACGCCGGGGAGACGTTGACGTACGCCTGGGACCTGAACCAAGACGGCACGGCGGATTTCACCACCAACACCCCGGTCGCGACGATTCCCTGGATGACCGTGATCGACCATATCGGTGTCGGCTCGCACACGATCGATCTGACGGTGACCGATGCCGATGGCCTGACGTCGAGCGACTCGGCGTCCATCGACATCAGCGATCTGTTCATTTTCCCGGCCGTCTCGGACGGGACCGCGGATGAATACACGTTGGTGATTAACGGCACCGATCTGCGCGTCAACGACACCGTCAGCGGCAACATGCTCAGCCGCGTCCCGATCGCAACCATCGCCAACATCGCCGTCCAGGGCAGCACCGACCGGGACACGCTGACGATCGATTACGGCGGCGGGATGATCTCAACCCCGATTTTCGTCGACGGCGCCGATCCGTTGAACGACCCCAATAACCCCGGTCTGCCCGGCGACGCGATTCGGCTGGTCAACGGATCCGCACTGAATGTCAATCACAGCTTTGCCCCGCCGGTCAACGATCAGATGAGCGGATCGATTTCGATCGACTTTGACGCGGTGACTTCGGGAACGATTACCTACACCGGGCTGGAACCGATCGTCGACAACCTGAGCGCCGTCGACCGCGTCTTTACCTTCACCGGCGGCGCCGAGACGATCACGCTTTCCGATGACCTCGTCGCCGCCGACAACGTCAATCGAATCGATTCGACGTTGGGAGAATTGGTCGACTTCTTGAATCCCACCAACTCGTTGACCATCAACGCGGGAACCGGTGACGACGTCATCGATATTTTGGATCGCGACAGTTTGTCTGCATTTCCGATTTTGACCGTCAATGGAGACGACGCCAGCGACACCATCAGCATCGCCAATGTTCGAGCGACGCTGACGGTCAATCTAAACGGTGGCGTCGGCAATGACATCATCAACGTCGGCCTGACCTCGCTGGACGCGATCGACGGCGTGCTGGTCATCGATGGAGGAGCAAGCGAAGCCCTGCCGACGACCCCCGCTGGCGTGACCGCCAAAACCATCACGGTCGACGCGATGCTGGCACAGGGCGACGAACTGAATCTTTCCGACAGCGCGAGCGCCGCCGCGGAAACGTACGCATTGACTGATTCCACGCTCGCATCGTCCGGTTTTGCCGGCAGCCTGTCATACAGCGACATCGAAACGCTAGTAGTTGAAACCGGCAGCGACAGCGATGACGTCAGCATCACCACCACCGGCGACCGAACGCGGACGACCATCAACACTTACGCCGGCGCGGACAGCATCACCGTCACCACCACCGGTCTGGAAAGCGTACTGGTCCTCGATTCGGGCGCCGACAACGACACGATCGATGTGCTCAGCACCGGCACCACGGGGACTCCCGGCACAGTCCACGGCAGCGTGACGCTGGTGACCACCGGAGACGGCGACGACGATGTCACGGTCGCCACGACCGGCGCCGAAAGCGGACTGGCGATCGACACCGAAGGCGGAGACGATGTGGTCACGTTGGCCGGCACCGGTGGACTTTCGGCGACCGACGTCGACACCGGCGACGGCTCCGACGTCATCAACGTGCGAGCCACGGGAACCGACAGTGCGACCGATATCTTTGCCGGCGCAGGTCTGGACACGATCAACCTCTCGTCCGACGCCGCCGGCACGCGCAGCGCCGATCGCGCCGTCATGCGTGGCAACCCCGCCGGCGTGCTCGATGACATCCGGGGCGACGTCTGCGTTTACGGCCACGATCCCGGCATCGCCGCGCCGGGGATCAGCGAAAGTGTGACCGCCAAAACCATCACCGTCACGCAAAGCTATGAACTCGGCGACGAATTGAACATCAGTGACGAAGGCAACGCGTTCGCACAGACCTACACGCTCGACACAACCACGTTGACTCGCAGCGGACCGGTCGGCGTGCTGACCTACGACACGATCGAGACGTTGAACCTGGAAACCGGCTCCGGCGGCGACATCGTCACCGTCACCAGCACCGTCGATCGAACGCGGGCAACCCTCAACACCGGTGCCGGCGGTGACACCATCACCGTCACCACCACGGGAATCGAAAGCGTGTTGGTCATCGATTCGGGCGCCGACAACGACACCGTCGATGTGCTCGGCACCGGCACGACCGCGACGCCCGGCGTGGTCGACGCCAGCGTGACGCGGGTGACCACTGGTGACGGCGATGACGATGTCACGGTCACCACGACCGGTGCCGAAAGCGGGCTGGCGATCGACACCGGGGGCGGTGACGATGTGGTCACGTTGTCTGGCACCGGCGGACTGTCGGCGACCAACATCGACACCGGCGACGACTCCGACGTCATCAACGTGCGGGCCACCGCAACCGGAAGCGCGACCGATATTTTTGCCGGCGCCGGATTGGACACGATCAACATCTCCTCCGACGCCGCCGGCTCGCGCAGCACCGATCGCGCCGTCATGCGTGGCAACCCCGCCGGCGTGCTCGACGACATCCTGGGTGCCATCTGCGTTTACGGCCAAGATCCGATTGCCGCCACGCCGGGCGTCACCGAAACCGTCACGGCCAAGTCGATCACGGTCACACAAGACTATGATCTGGGTGACGAGCTGAACATCAGCAATGAAGGCAATGCCGGGGCGGATACCTACACGCTTGACGCCACGACGTTGACGACGACGGCGCTGGTCGTCCCGCTGATCTATGACACGATCGAAACGCTGAATCTGGAAACGGGCACGGCGGACGATACGATCACGATCACCACAACCGGCGACCGTACACGCACGACGGTCAGCAGCAACGCCGGCGAAGACACCATCACGGTCACCACAACGGGGATCGAAAGCGTTCTGCTCGTCGACTCGGGTGACAACAACGACACGATCGACGTTCTGAACACCGGCACCACGGGGACTCCCGGTGTCGTTGATGCCAGCGTGACGCGGTTGTCGGCCGGTGCGGGCGAAGACACCGTCACGGTCACCACCACCGGCGCCGAAAGCGGACTGGCAATCGACACGGGGGCCGACAATGACACGGTGACCCTGCTCGGCACCGGGACCACCTCGGCGACCGCGATTTCCTTGGGCGATGGCAACGACGTCACCAATATCCAGGCAACCGCGACGGATAGCGCGGTGGACGTCACCGGAGGCGACGGAAACGATACATTCAACATCACGTCCACGGCCGATGGCACTCCGGCCGATCCCGACGGGAATCTTTTTGGTCACCTGGACGCAATCCTCGGGGACATCTGTGTCTTCGGTGAAGCCCACGATGCCACGCCGACGCCTGAATCGGTAAGCGGTCGACAGACGATCGGATCGGATGTCACGGTCACGACCACCGTCAACAGCGGCGATACGCTCAATGTTTCAGACGAATTCTCCCTGACAGCCCACAGCTACTCGGTCTCAGCCACCACGGTTCGACGAGACACCGGGGGAACGGTGACTTATGAAACGACCGAGACGCTGAATCTGAGAACCAGTCGCGGTGACAGCACCGTCACCGTGGCATCGACTGCGGACGCCACGACGTTCAATCTGGACACCTTTGCCGGTATCGACGCGGTGACGGTCACCAACACGGGTGACGGTGCGATCAGCCGGATCTCGACCGGTGATGGCGTCGATGACGTGACCATCGATTCGACCGGAGACATCACCCCGACCGGCCAATCAAGTGTCACGTTGGTTTCGACGGGCACCGCCGGTGATGCGGTTTCGGTCAACTCGCTGGGCGACCAGGCGGGGCTGCAAATTGACACCGAAACGGGCGGCGACACCGTGACCTTGGGCGTTGAAACCGCTGCACCGACCCGCACCGGATCGGCCGTTGTGGTGGTGTCCGCCGGTGACGGCGATGACATGCTGAACGTCAACGAAGTGTTTCTGAACACCGTCGTTGACCTCAGTGGCGACGCGGGCGAGGACACCTTCACTTTAACAGCGGCGGGATCCGATGCCGCCGGTTACCTGGGCCGAATCAACAACGATCCCCTGGGCAGCGACGCCGTTGCCGCGACCCGCCAACTGTTCCTTGACGGCGGTGACAACGCCCCCGGAGGGCTGACCGTGGATCAGGGGGTGGTCAACAACGCAGAATTCCCGGACGAAGGGACCGAGTCGGGAGTCGCGGTAGGAGACCGCGTCTTTCTGAGCGCCGCTGCGGCCACCGACGCGTTGGATTTGCGCTACGTCATCACGGCCGCGGCGCAGGGTGTGCTCGCGACCACGACGCCGGCCTCCCCCAGGGCGACCACCGGAAACGAAGTGTTCGAAACGCTGGGGATCGAGTCGCTGGACATCACGTCGGGATCGGCAAACGACCTGCTGACGGTGACCAGCGACGTGACGATCGACGTGACGTTGACGGAGCAGTTGATCGATTTTGATGGCGGCGGCGGCGACGACAAATTCGAAATCGTCGGCACCAGCGGTGACGACCGGATCACCGTCGGCACCGATGACACGCCCAATGACCAGCCCTTTGAGATCGCCAATGTGGAATTTGTTCGCATCGACGGCAACGACGGCGACGATCAAATCTCCACCCAAACACCCGCCCTGGGAACGCTCACCGGCGGACTGGGAAGTGACACACTGTACGGCGGATTCAACCAGGATCTGCTGACCGGCGGGCCGGGCACCGATTTCTTGTTCGGCGGAAACGGCAATGACGTGCTGTTGAGCGACCAGGCCTTCGGCACTGATTCAATCGTGTCTGCCGATGGCGAGGTGCTCAACGGCGGCGGACAATCCTCACTGACCCCGGGCGACGTCTGCATCCAGGTCGGCCTGGACGCTTTCCGTGATTGCGAGGTCATCGGCGATGGCGGAGCCAAAAAGGACGTGCTGACATGGTTGCGTGCGATCATCATCCCGGCCGAAGCCGTTTCGTTTTCCGCGATGAACTCCCCCATACTCGTCCCCTTTGCACCGGTCCGTGACACACCGGTTTCATTGCTCGCGGTGACCGAACCGAGTCAGATTGCGTCGGTGGTCGCCACCACCAGCAATCCCCCACCCGTCGTCACGCAATCTTCGTTTGCCGCGACCGACGTCAATCAAGACGGCATCCTGTCGGCTCGGGACGCCCTGGTCGTGATCAACCACGTCGCGCGATCGCAAAACAGTTCTGCCTCCGGCGAGCAAACGCTCAGTGAAGCCGACCGGGCCAAAGACGTCAACGGAAACGGTGCCATCGAACCGTCCGATGCACTGATGGTGATCAACGCGATCGCCAGGCAAACGTCATCCGGCCCCGAGGCAGAAAGCGACCGGGCGAGCGACTGGATTCCGGCGGTGGACAGCGTCTTCGGTCAGGATGACGATGACGATCGCTTCCTTGACGATCTGTGGTTGGAAATCGACGGTGGGGCATGA
- a CDS encoding protein kinase domain-containing protein, producing MSNAPPVEFHPGMEVVPGYTLISPLGSGMAGDVWQAQAAGGIKVALKVVRNLKDLGGRKELKALKTIRDVHHPNLCPLFGFWTKDADGRVLADGETEDLTLDSISGVGLGVGPGQKPSGQKPSSQSGHGPPEPPSPDAPSDHAVEMGGTMAIGSGMPYSPPAAESPAETPVQAEPAKPKVTAEQLIVVMGLGDCTLYDRLKFVRQDAGLGPDAYDTPYGLDAAEAVRYLRAAASAIDLLNQEHQIYHCDIKPQNILLVGGEAQVCDFGLAKQMEGDMRQTQQAFATPAYAPPEVLHNEGYSRQVDQYSLAVTYYELRTGLLPFDITTHASMLVAKSTGKLNLDALTPPERKVLQKALRRVPSERYGSCTEFVNAIAVASGVEKSGGITIGRIITAVAVLLVTVGLGIGVWSVAHPESFKEFFFRSEIEVAKDLDDERTNYERTEPLLFDESHVTLTQVMSHSAEIAQQSEGELKDKADALFADAATRLIGKIHTALKQYESRPGAVVAQKESKSLAGCLSRLALEPAGPDNAILGGLESWMGTNDDQLQNACHEYLSLYHAAVVRFDLLLDSNPTVEPREPFHGALPEHLDALRRSLDDRPGDFSQGSIDLTLASLLPVLATMPAEEIKTWTAEQWLDETRLGDLIRAELVVRQFGPHALYARRWAEIRETFTLAVEPAVTGTATTAGVILPATRQRVLDGFPDLRTEKQIAELRTAVQQSLWGEVERLLGQLRGASSINPEQTTVLAVVDAMAKHRAADNALELTLTSIKQAGIAPTQLRHLRMQPLLASYLREIGRRIIADPDGRSTRLFTQLSSARWVQDELQMPVPEEFVAAAAISLLRESPELISDSAGQAEWGLDLDAWLKRLDESAESAELSAAIRIEREIAAGSANPSAVSAATEVLRSSDHTYLGVISKDYADYLLACGACLQNQDIGPVADKLATTSRESIQALGQTRLYLGTDMLVRHAIASSGIADDEVVSLRYSQGSVNASDLSRSRSYLKLAETLARSTGQGFPTALEGELFLLTVASGGSQAGQIVVPRLIRERLETPETTADLSTQTLKALHLIGIEMQKAAGDPRERHDIALRFLLRPARALLERFGRDRFGPRTGDSNAKGVLIRMVLLPTVRDVVYEAMRFIDGQLLPIGFQKDFPWPVDEVNKLCQVSAVAYRDPMTRTEFQDQDFFRRQRVAISAIAAQDASLSQAETRAFLTDVAMAAVSIRSCDGQQLLTLADKLARSGRATDVIQFVRSEGLERLANVSETRAQRGVFLKQAFEATEAALAATPGDTDQTDQAQLLYEISTKSADLGVRLAFLQQPISDKLSYLKPSLSRADRALELYLDQWAEEVHCPIVSAYITKGNVCEDIAHYCSIGDDEVSIQQREEHFRLAIAAFKQAKNKNDQDLKTRFSLGRCEYRWAITLEGSAKDAVLADASRSLGDPPQSLDNLGEVEANKAAEWYVWKINVQWERDNQNDALQLAIDAVQLVRDRLVHINIRSDLARKCAWVMAKSGRLNEAVTCLRVLDGEGEVSDVILRMGLLSDIAFFGSNPDKALFTVPLRILERVEKLRTLADDDDATYELAKIATRSVREQLANRIRGVQPKTSSTPEDLSIGPQELDAQLDHQTDGRYLELSRVFLQGDAAARSGDADAIFRFTCDLASVADSIPDPPFYVEDSDYITDNLCLMVLYCLNYWVDELAQKDALDKKQMQERARDELTAEKHADVVQCLDSLKQKFLKAQNTRLARVVDDAIGMVDDLVEREPELPGA from the coding sequence ATGAGTAACGCGCCTCCCGTCGAATTCCATCCAGGGATGGAAGTTGTCCCGGGCTACACCCTGATTTCACCCCTCGGCAGCGGGATGGCGGGGGACGTTTGGCAGGCCCAGGCCGCCGGCGGGATCAAGGTCGCCCTGAAAGTGGTGCGGAATTTGAAGGACTTGGGCGGCCGCAAGGAGCTCAAGGCGCTCAAGACGATCCGCGACGTGCACCACCCCAATCTGTGCCCGCTGTTCGGATTTTGGACCAAAGACGCCGATGGGAGGGTGTTGGCCGACGGCGAAACCGAGGATTTGACGCTCGATTCGATCAGCGGCGTGGGGCTCGGTGTTGGACCTGGACAAAAACCTTCCGGGCAAAAGCCGTCCAGTCAATCCGGACACGGTCCCCCGGAACCGCCGTCGCCGGACGCCCCGAGCGACCATGCGGTGGAAATGGGCGGCACGATGGCTATTGGGAGCGGGATGCCCTATTCGCCTCCCGCCGCGGAGTCGCCCGCAGAAACACCGGTTCAAGCGGAGCCCGCCAAGCCCAAGGTCACCGCCGAACAGCTGATCGTTGTGATGGGGCTGGGCGACTGCACGCTTTATGATCGTTTGAAATTCGTGCGTCAGGATGCGGGTTTGGGACCCGATGCCTACGACACCCCGTACGGATTGGACGCGGCCGAAGCGGTGCGTTACCTTCGCGCCGCGGCCAGTGCGATCGACCTGCTTAACCAAGAGCACCAGATCTATCACTGCGATATCAAGCCCCAGAATATCCTGCTGGTCGGCGGCGAAGCGCAAGTGTGTGACTTTGGGCTCGCCAAGCAGATGGAAGGCGACATGCGTCAGACCCAGCAGGCCTTTGCAACGCCGGCCTATGCGCCGCCGGAAGTGCTGCACAACGAGGGCTACAGCCGCCAAGTCGATCAATACTCCCTGGCGGTCACGTATTACGAACTGCGCACCGGCCTGCTTCCCTTCGACATCACCACGCACGCCAGCATGCTGGTGGCCAAGTCGACGGGAAAACTGAACCTGGACGCGCTCACGCCGCCGGAACGCAAGGTTTTGCAAAAGGCGCTTCGCCGGGTGCCCAGTGAGCGATACGGTTCGTGCACGGAATTCGTCAACGCGATCGCCGTCGCATCGGGGGTCGAAAAAAGTGGCGGCATCACGATCGGCCGGATCATCACGGCGGTGGCCGTCTTGCTTGTGACGGTGGGGCTGGGGATCGGCGTGTGGAGCGTGGCTCATCCGGAGAGCTTCAAAGAGTTTTTCTTTCGCAGCGAAATCGAGGTCGCGAAAGACCTTGATGACGAGCGGACGAACTACGAACGCACCGAACCGCTGCTGTTTGATGAATCACACGTCACGCTGACTCAAGTGATGAGCCACTCGGCGGAAATCGCCCAACAATCCGAGGGGGAATTAAAAGACAAGGCCGATGCCCTGTTTGCCGACGCGGCGACTCGATTGATCGGCAAGATTCACACCGCGCTGAAACAGTACGAAAGCAGGCCGGGGGCGGTTGTCGCGCAAAAGGAAAGCAAGTCGTTGGCGGGCTGCCTGTCTCGATTGGCCCTTGAACCGGCGGGACCGGACAACGCGATCCTTGGCGGGCTGGAAAGTTGGATGGGAACCAACGACGATCAGCTTCAAAATGCCTGTCACGAATACTTGTCGCTCTATCATGCTGCGGTCGTTCGTTTCGATCTGCTGCTCGATTCAAATCCGACGGTCGAACCCCGTGAACCGTTTCATGGGGCACTGCCCGAACACTTGGACGCCCTGCGCCGATCGCTTGATGATCGACCGGGAGATTTTTCGCAGGGCTCGATCGATTTGACACTGGCGTCCCTGTTACCGGTGTTGGCGACCATGCCGGCCGAGGAGATCAAGACGTGGACGGCCGAGCAATGGCTGGATGAAACGCGTCTGGGCGATCTGATTCGGGCCGAATTGGTCGTTCGCCAATTCGGTCCTCACGCGTTGTATGCCAGACGCTGGGCCGAAATCCGCGAAACATTCACCTTGGCTGTCGAGCCGGCGGTCACCGGGACTGCGACCACCGCGGGTGTAATCCTCCCGGCGACCAGGCAGCGTGTTCTGGACGGCTTTCCGGACCTGAGAACGGAAAAGCAAATCGCCGAGCTGCGGACCGCCGTACAGCAGTCCCTGTGGGGTGAGGTCGAACGATTGCTCGGACAATTGCGCGGGGCGTCGTCGATCAACCCCGAGCAGACGACCGTCCTGGCCGTTGTCGATGCCATGGCCAAACATCGCGCGGCTGACAACGCCTTGGAATTGACGCTGACGTCGATCAAACAGGCGGGCATCGCACCGACTCAATTGCGGCACTTGCGAATGCAACCGTTGCTGGCAAGTTACTTGCGCGAGATCGGACGACGCATCATCGCTGATCCCGACGGCCGGTCGACGCGTTTGTTCACCCAGCTCAGCAGCGCCCGTTGGGTGCAAGACGAACTCCAGATGCCGGTGCCGGAGGAGTTCGTGGCGGCGGCCGCGATTTCGCTACTTCGTGAGAGCCCGGAACTGATTTCCGATTCAGCCGGACAAGCCGAATGGGGGTTGGACCTGGACGCATGGCTGAAGCGACTTGATGAATCGGCGGAGTCTGCCGAGTTGTCAGCCGCGATCCGCATCGAACGGGAAATCGCCGCCGGATCGGCAAACCCATCGGCCGTCTCTGCCGCGACAGAGGTGTTGCGATCGTCCGACCACACCTACCTGGGCGTCATTTCCAAGGACTATGCGGACTACCTGTTGGCTTGCGGAGCTTGCCTTCAGAACCAGGACATCGGGCCCGTGGCTGACAAGCTTGCCACAACATCACGTGAATCGATTCAGGCGTTGGGTCAGACGCGATTGTATTTAGGGACGGACATGCTGGTCCGGCACGCGATCGCGTCGTCCGGTATCGCGGATGATGAAGTCGTGTCGCTGCGATATTCCCAAGGGTCGGTGAACGCCTCTGATTTAAGCCGTTCACGTTCGTACTTGAAGCTCGCCGAGACGCTGGCTCGATCGACCGGTCAAGGATTTCCCACGGCACTGGAAGGTGAACTTTTTCTCCTGACGGTGGCCAGCGGTGGCAGCCAGGCCGGTCAGATCGTCGTCCCGCGATTGATTCGAGAGCGGTTGGAGACTCCCGAGACGACCGCGGACCTCTCCACACAAACCCTCAAGGCGCTGCATCTGATCGGCATCGAAATGCAGAAAGCCGCCGGAGATCCCCGGGAACGACACGACATCGCACTGCGTTTCCTGCTGCGACCGGCGCGCGCCTTGTTGGAGCGGTTCGGACGCGATCGATTCGGCCCCCGGACCGGTGATTCCAACGCCAAGGGTGTCCTGATTCGCATGGTGTTGTTGCCGACGGTCCGTGACGTCGTTTACGAAGCGATGCGGTTCATTGATGGGCAACTGCTGCCGATCGGTTTTCAAAAGGATTTCCCCTGGCCGGTCGACGAAGTCAACAAGCTTTGTCAGGTTTCCGCCGTGGCGTACCGAGATCCGATGACGCGGACGGAATTTCAAGATCAGGACTTTTTTCGTCGCCAACGTGTCGCGATTTCTGCCATCGCCGCACAGGATGCGTCTTTATCACAGGCCGAAACGCGGGCGTTTCTGACCGATGTTGCGATGGCGGCGGTTTCCATTCGCAGTTGCGATGGCCAACAACTCTTGACGCTTGCCGACAAACTTGCCCGATCGGGAAGGGCCACCGATGTCATTCAATTTGTCCGCAGCGAAGGCCTGGAACGATTGGCCAATGTCAGCGAGACACGTGCCCAACGGGGAGTCTTTCTGAAACAGGCGTTCGAGGCTACCGAAGCCGCGTTGGCGGCGACTCCGGGCGACACCGATCAAACCGACCAGGCACAGCTTCTGTATGAAATCTCAACCAAGAGCGCCGATTTGGGTGTCCGACTTGCGTTTTTGCAACAGCCGATCAGCGACAAACTTTCCTACCTGAAACCTTCCCTATCGCGCGCCGATCGGGCGCTTGAACTTTATCTCGATCAGTGGGCCGAAGAAGTCCATTGCCCCATCGTGTCCGCTTACATCACCAAAGGAAATGTCTGTGAAGACATCGCACACTATTGTTCCATCGGTGATGACGAAGTGTCCATCCAACAACGTGAGGAACACTTTCGCTTGGCGATCGCAGCCTTCAAACAAGCCAAAAACAAGAACGACCAGGACCTAAAAACGCGATTCTCTCTCGGACGCTGTGAGTACCGTTGGGCGATCACTTTGGAAGGCAGTGCTAAAGATGCCGTACTGGCCGATGCGTCCAGGTCGCTCGGTGATCCACCCCAAAGTCTGGACAACCTCGGCGAAGTCGAAGCGAACAAGGCTGCCGAGTGGTATGTGTGGAAGATCAATGTCCAATGGGAACGCGACAATCAGAACGACGCCCTGCAGTTGGCGATCGATGCCGTCCAACTGGTCCGCGATCGTCTGGTCCACATTAATATTCGCAGCGATCTGGCACGAAAATGCGCCTGGGTGATGGCAAAAAGCGGACGGCTGAATGAAGCGGTCACCTGTCTGCGGGTTCTTGACGGCGAAGGTGAAGTCAGCGACGTGATCCTGCGGATGGGATTGTTGTCCGACATCGCCTTTTTTGGCAGCAACCCCGACAAAGCGTTGTTCACCGTCCCACTGCGGATTTTGGAGCGAGTCGAAAAGCTCCGGACGCTGGCCGATGACGACGACGCGACCTACGAACTGGCCAAAATCGCGACACGCAGCGTTCGCGAACAGCTGGCAAATCGGATTCGCGGCGTGCAACCCAAAACGTCCAGCACGCCCGAGGACCTGTCGATCGGTCCCCAAGAATTGGATGCCCAACTCGATCACCAAACGGATGGCCGCTACCTGGAACTTTCACGCGTTTTCCTACAGGGCGATGCCGCGGCGCGAAGCGGTGACGCCGATGCGATTTTTCGTTTTACCTGCGACCTCGCCTCCGTCGCCGATTCGATTCCCGATCCCCCGTTCTATGTCGAAGACAGCGACTACATTACCGATAACCTGTGTTTGATGGTGCTGTATTGTTTGAATTACTGGGTCGACGAATTGGCTCAAAAAGACGCGCTGGACAAAAAGCAGATGCAAGAACGTGCCAGGGACGAGTTGACTGCCGAAAAGCATGCCGATGTCGTCCAATGCCTGGACTCTCTGAAGCAGAAATTCTTGAAAGCCCAAAATACCCGGCTCGCCAGGGTCGTCGACGATGCGATCGGAATGGTCGACGATCTGGTGGAACGTGAACCGGAGCTTCCGGGGGCGTGA